A single genomic interval of Rhododendron vialii isolate Sample 1 chromosome 3a, ASM3025357v1 harbors:
- the LOC131321410 gene encoding disease resistance protein RGA2-like yields the protein MGSENTSERQKLSSTSLVARENMAEKIVVDIAGRILLTLGSDAIQQFGLAWGFKEELKKMEGVVSTITNALLDAQEQRMSNRVVKGWLQRLKLILYDADDLFDEVATETRRREVETRNSWVRKVRYFFKSSNPLVFHYVMGCKLNNIEKRLDEIVIQMRQFEFVVTQVERPIEAETETCPSVNTRRIIGREGDKEKLVRLLLSSGYEENVPIIPIVGIGGLGKTTLAQLLYDDHRIKNHFTKRLWVCISNDFDIKRILLKILQADGDNWHSSFSKEGLQQLQKRVTKLLSDDKFLLFLDDVWNEDVLKWKRLEDLLITGERGSRIVVTTCSETVALIVSNMEPYKLRGLSNNECLTILVKLAFKEGEEENQEHLVNIGKEIVEKCGGVPLAVVTLGSLLLAKRDKRDWLYVRNSEMRALVQSEDDILPILKLSYDQMPPNLKNCFAYCSLFEKDEIIDGKKLVYAWMAQGFIQCLDGAKELEDIGEGYILELVRRSFLEPYDGRAMPGGREHYKMHNLVHDLAQYVAALAGNEYLTIKGALTTEIPDTVRHVSFDASIYSEFPRPLVEDKKLRTIFYPRKTEPKFGSSVEIESESFRCLRLLDGCTFEDGISSLEKIGKLKLLRYLSFNGVGNLPKSLCKLLNLQYLDLSLSSAFKWPKDFGKLIDLRFLCLSTKLKRLPENGFCRLTSLRTLIIFHCETLRSLDEGIEHLSCLRELAVEYCFKLVSLPVGLRELTSLERLEISFCPSLNLSDDDDLKGLISLKKLKLGNLPTLVSLPKGLLDAASTLTHLEIEFCSDFTSPSESVLPNLISLESLIIWHCYKVGTLPDGMRCLTKLQNVRIVGCYIFSAKYEERGEEWRKINHVPKVEVF from the exons ATGGGAAGTGAAAATACGAGCGAAAGGCAAAA GTTATCTTCCACATCCCTAGTAGCCAGGGAAAATATGGCAGAAAAAATTGTAGTCGATATTGCAGGAAGAATTTTGCTGACTTTGGGGTCCGATGCAATTCAACAGTTTGGATTAGCATGGGGTTTCAAAGAGGAGCTGAAAAAGATGGAGGGCGTGGTCTCCACCATAACCAATGCTCTTTTGGATGCACAAGAGCAGCGGATGAGCAACCGTGTTGTGAAAGGGTGGTTACAAAGGCTCAAACTCATACTTTATGATGCTGATGACTTGTTTGATGAGGTTGCAACTGAGACTAGGAGAAGGGAAGTGGAAACTCGTAACAGCTGGGTGAGAAAGGTACGCTACTTCTTTAAAAGCTCAAATCCACTTGTATTTCATTATGTCATGGGTTGCAAGTTGAATAATATAGAGAAGAGGCTAGATGAGATTGTTATACAGATGCGTCAGTTTGAGTTTGTTGTGACACAAGTAGAAAGACCAATCGAGGCAGAGACCGAAACCTGCCCCTCAGTGAATACTCGGAGGATTATCGGAAGAGAAGGCGACAAAGAAAAATTAGTACGCTTGTTATTGTCCTCTGGTTATGAGGAGAATGTTCCCATCATTCCCATAGTGGGAATCGGAGGTCTAGGGAAGACCACACTTGCACAATTGCTATACGATGACCATAGGATTAAGAATCATTTTACCAAAAGATTGTGGGTGTGTATCTCTAATGATTTTGATATCAAAAGAATCCTACTGAAAATATTGCAAGCGGATGGGGACAATTGGCACAGTAGTTTTAGTAAGGAAGGACTTCAGCAGTTGCAAAAGCGAGTTACAAAATTGTTAAGCGACGATAAGTTTCTCCTTTTTCTGGACGACGTATGGAATGAAGACgttttaaagtggaaaagattGGAGGATTTGTTGATAACAGGAGAAAGAGGAAGTAGAATTGTTGTAACCACATGCAGTGAGACGGTTGCTTTAATTGTCAGCAACATGGAACCATATAAACTTAGAGGTCTTTCAAACAATGAATGCTTAACAATATTGGTGAAATTGGCGTTtaaagaaggagaagaggagaATCAGGAGCACTTAGTCAACATCGGCAAAGAAATAGTGGAAAAGTGTGGCGGTGTACCTCTCGCAGTTGTGACCTTAGGATCActtttattggcaaaaagagACAAACGGGATTGGCTGTATGTGAGGAACAGTGAGATGCGGGCTCTGGTACAAAGTGAGGATGATATCTTACCCATATTGAAGTTGAGTTATGACCAAATGCcgccaaatttaaaaaattgctttgCATATTGTTCATTGTTTGAGAAAGATGAAATTATCGATGGAAAAAAGTTAGTATATGCTTGGATGGCCCAAGGGTTTATCCAATGTTTAGACGGGGCCAAAGAATTAGAAGATATAGGTGAAGGATATATTCTCGAGCTGGTAAGGAGGTCATTTCTTGAACCATATGATGGACGGGCCATGCCAGGAGGAAGGGAGCATTATAAAATGCATAATCTTGTTCATGACCTTGCACAATATGTGGCAGCACTGGCAGGTAATGAATACTTGACTATTAAAGGGGCTCTAACCACAGAAATCCCTGATACGGTTCGGCATGTATCCTTTGATGCAAGTATATATTCCGAATTTCCAAGACCTTTGGTTGAAGACAAGAAGTTGCGGACCATTTTCTATCCAAGGAAAACAGAGCCCAAGTTTGGATCATCTGTTGAAATAGAAAGCGAGAGTTTTAGATGCTTACGTTTGCTAGATGGATGTACCTTTGAAGATGGGATTTCGTCGCTAGAGAAGATAGGGAAATTGAAGCTCTTAAGGTATCTTAGTTTTAATGGAGTTGGCAATCTCCCAAAGTCGCTTTGCAAGCTATTAAACTTGCAATACTTGGATCTTTCTCTGTCGTCGGCCTTCAAATGGCCTAAAGATTTTGGGAAATTAATTGACCTACGGTTTTTGTGCTTGTCAACAAAATTGAAGCGTCTGCCAGAAAATGGATTCTGTAGGTTAACTTCTCTCCGAACGCTGATCATTTTCCATTGTGAGACTTTAAGGTCTTTGGATGAAGGGATAGAACATCTCTCTTGTCTCCGGGAATTGGCTGTAGAGTACTGTTTTAAGCTGGTTTCTTTGCCAGTTGGCCTTAGGGAGCTCACTTCCCTCGAGCGTTTGGAAATAAGCTTTTGTCCCTCACTTAACTTGTCGGATGACGATGACTTAAAGGGGCTTATAAGCCTTAAGAAACTGAAATTAGGAAATCTCCCGACATTGGTGAGTTTGCCCAAGGGGCTTTTGGATGCTGCTTCTACACTCACTCATTTGGAAATTGAATTCTGTTCGGACTTCACTTCACCATCAGAGTCCGTCCTCCCAAATCTCATATCACTTGAATCACTTATAATTTGGCATTGTTACAAGGTTGGGACCCTGCCAGATGGGATGCGATGCCTCACTAAGCTACAGAATGTGAGAATTGTCGGATGCTATATCTTCAGCGCCAAATACGAAGAACGAGGAGAGGAATGGCGAAAGATCAACCACGTACCTAAAGTTGAAGTTTTTTAG
- the LOC131321409 gene encoding probable disease resistance protein At4g27220, with translation MAEATPLTFSGKGKDIPRGKIEDCVVAPIRRQLTYMCCFNNNIKKLETELEELQRTRELVQRGVNEGRRQVRDTGLNVEAWLNANEVTSNQVEGIIQDKAKVKEGCLNGWCPNLKLLYSLSRKAVKNTKVVVDLEAAGFDYVISAYSLPHVENFKALKSDRRLNMEEIIKALKHDQIDLIEICGMAGVGKTTMAKEVAERAKGNKLFDQVAMAMVGKKPNLSKIQASIADMLGLKLGDMESPIVGAPLLHQRLLQDNKKILVILDDIRVELALDTIGIPLRGANKNVKILYTSRTRDLWHDLPTKKEITLATLSEDEAWQLFRENSGDLADAPDLRPIAKQIVNKCGGLPLALVIIGSTFSKIGRGNFIKGFLEDMLDRLSCTSNTPAHGHLSSFLELSYNYVEDEEGKCLLLLCCLFEEDKSILLEDLARYALGLSLLDGINEMRKARDRVFTLVDDLKSRYLLLDGENDKCVKVHDIVRDMGISIASKDKGALVCHGEVSEWPNKGTYEHCISISVISEKITGLPERSTCPNLEFLLLECKKVEKLPCNFFEGMEKLKVLELINYDGILTLQSLRNLRTLSLQRFGGRLDNVSAIGDLLNLEILSFQGSSIDELPEEIGELVNLRLLDLDNTWSLNRILPGVISRLVRLEELYIFHSKFRDWEGEGNEEGRNANLRELSLSNLNTLEICITCDVLIPKIPISSKLTTYKLLIGDKGGHNRCIDQYKRQLIVTAWTTIPSDCGGIGSLLGSSDCLILTGKGCNDLVRELLLRDGVNGIQRLKHLEIHDCDTPEYLANTMYVVQLPAAPTPVVFPILEELKLSMLPNLREICRGPVPAGSFGKLTEIDVDNCGRLGNLFQLPVVGSLTQLKSLSIKGCDRMEEVFGKEQREDVHVATNKIEFPKLEYFSLVSLPRLMGFCRGIDQIDFPQLKVMRLRDLGQLNHLIHKDSNMSSNSEQANDIGFLSLFPPKVTFHSLELLELKGLKNLDDVWGSELSAFSFFKLKELEVEDCGSLRNMFHFSMAGGLVNLQKLIIRNCLEMVVVVDGEEEIEDGQVREIEKTLFPQLIELELCHLPRLRRFCDSTHPIDDQLSQLSKIHISDCPRMDAFYLKEKNRKKEEEEEEEQKNRKKEEEEKGLRSRVNSKPVSTDGTDLSGSVSKGSSVSVPLTPRNEGEILQSANLKSFTFSDLKMATRNFRPDSVLGEGGFGSVFKGWIDEGSYTAAKPGTGIVVAVKRLNQDGFQGHREWLAEVNYLGQFSHPHLVKLVGYCLEDEHRLLVYEFMPRGSLENHLFRKRSYFQPLPWNLRLKVALGAAKGLAFLHSAETKVIYRDFKTSNILLDSNYNAKLSDFGLAKDGPTSDKSHVSTRVMGTYGYAAPEYLATGHLTAKSDVYSFGVVLLEMLSGRRAVDKNRPSGEHNMVEWAKPYLGNKRKIFRILDPRLEGQYSLDTAYKAANLAVRCLSMDLKFRPNMYEVVKELEQLQDSKETQSAR, from the exons ATGGCTGAAGCAACTCCTCTTACCTTTTCCGGAAAAGGTAAGGACATTCCTCGAGGGAAAATTGAAGATTGTGTGGTTGCTCCAATCAGGCGCCAATTGACTTATATGTGTTGCTTCAACAACAACATTAAGAAACTTGAAACTGAATTGGAGGAGCTTCAAAGGACACGAGAATTGGTGCAACGGGGGGTGAATGAAGGCCGCCGACAAGTGCGTGATACCGGTCTAAATGTCGAGGCTTGGCTGAATGCAAATGAGGTCACGAGTAATCAGGTTGAGGGAATTATTCAAGACAAGGCCAAAGTCAAAGAAGGGTGTTTGAATGGATGGTGCCCCAATCTCAAACTGCTTTACTCACTCAGCAGGAAAGCTGTGAAGAATACCAAGGTGGTTGTTGACCTCGAGGCTGCTGGCTTCGATTATGTTATATCGGCCTACAGCTTGCCACATGTGGAGAATTTTAAGGCGTTGAAGTCTGATCGAAGGCTTAATATGGAAGAGATCATTAAGGCTCTAAAGCATGACCAGATCGACTTGATTGAAATTTGCGGGATGGCTGGTGTGGGCAAGACAACAATGGCAAAAGAAGTTGCAGAAAGAGCAAAAGGAAATAAACTCTTTGATCAAGTTGCAATGGCCATGGTCGGCAAAAAACCAAACCTAAGCAAGATTCAAGCTTCCATTGCAGACATGCTTGGTTTGAAACTTGGTGACATGGAGAGCCCGATAGTAGGTGCTCCTCTCCTACATCAGAGACTTCTGCAGGATAACAAGAAAATTCTTGTTATACTAGATGACATTAGGGTGGAACTTGCTCTAGATACCATTGGAATTCCTTTGCGAGGTGCTAATAAGAATGTCAAAATTCTTTATACATCGCGGACTCGAGATTTGTGGCATGATCTACCAACTAAAAAGGAGATCACTCTTGCAACCTTGTCGGAAGATGAAGCATGGCAGCTATTCAGGGAGAATTCTGGTGATTTAGCTGATGCTCCAGATTTGAGACCCATAGCCAAACAGATCGTGAATAAATGTGGAGGTTTACCTCTTGCGTTAGTAATTATTGGTagcacattttcaaaaatagGTAGGGGAAATTTCATTAAGGGTTTCTTGGAAGACATGCTTGATCGGCTATCTTGTACAAGCAACACTCCTGCGCATGGGCATTTGTCTTCATTTCTAGAGCTGAGTTACAATTATGTAGAGGATGAGGAAGGTAAGTGCCTCCTTTTGCTTTGTTGCTTATTTGAAGAAGATAAATCTATCCTTCTTGAAGATTTGGCTAGATACGCATTGGGATTATCCCTTTTGGATGGGATAAACGAAATGAGAAAAGCAAGGGATCGAGTTTTTACTTTGGTTGATGATCTAAAGAGTCGTTATTTACTACTAGATGGTGAAAATGATAAATGTGTGAAAGTGCATGACATAGTGCGCGATATGGGGATATCTATAGCATCCAAAGATAAAGGTGCTCTAGTATGCCATGGTGAAGTATCTGAGTGGCCAAACAAGGGTACATATGAGCATTGTATTTCCATTTCGGTGATATCAGAGAAAATTACAGGGCTTCCTGAAAGATCAACATGTCCAAATCTTGAGTTTTTGCTCTTAGAATGCAAGAAAGTTGAGAAACTACCGTGCAATTTTTTTGAGGGGATGGAGAAACTTAAAGTTTTGGAACTTATTAATTATGATGGCATCCTGACACTTCAATCCTTGAGGAACCTTCGAACCTTGTCTCTTCAAAGGTTTGGGGGCAGGTTGGATAATGTTTCTGCAATTGGAGACTTGTTGAATCTAGAAATTCTCAGCTTTCAGGGTTCATCGATTGATGAGCTACCAGAAGAAATTGGTGAACTGGTTAACTTAAGGTTGTTAGATCTGGACAACACTTGGTCACTGAATAGAATACTGCCAGGAGTCATATCACGCCTGGTACGTTTAGAAGAACTATACATCTTCCATAGCAAATTTAGGGATTGGGAAGGAGAAGGCAACGAAGAAGGGAGAAATGCAAATCTAAGGGAGTTGTCCTTGTCCAATTTAAATACTTTAGAGATCTGTATAACATGTGATGTGCTTATCCCAAAGATCCCAATATCTAGCAAACTAACGACTTACAAGCTTTTAATTGGCGATAAAGGTGGACACAACCGATGTATCGACCAATACAAGAGGCAGTTGATAGTCACAGCGTGGACTACGATCCCGTCGGATTGTGGAGGGATTGGTTCACTCTTAGGGAGTAGTGATTGTCTAATTCTTACTGGGAAAGGATGCAATGATCTGGTGAGAGAGTTACTACTCCGAGATGGGGTAAATGGAATCCAACGATTGAAGCATCTGGAAATCCATGACTGTGATACACCAGAATATCTTGCCAATACAATGTATGTGGTCCAACTACCTGCTGCTCCTACTCCTGTTGTTTTCCCGATCCTTGAAGAATTGAAACTCTCCATGCTTCCTAATTTAAGAGAGATATGTCGCGGCCCAGTTCCCGCGGGTTCGTTTGGGAAACTAACTGAAATTGATGTTGACAATTGTGGAAGATTGGGAAATCTCTTCCAGCTACCAGTTGTGGGATCTCTCACTCAACTCAAAAGTCTTAGCATAAAGGGCTGTGATAGGATGGAAGAAGTTTTTGGGAAGGAGCAACGAGAAGATGTGCATGTTGCAACCAACAAAATCGAGTTCCCGAAGTTGGAATACTTTTCTCTTGTGAGTCTACCACGTCTCATGGGTTTCTGTCGAGGGATTGACCAGATTGATTTCCCTCAATTGAAAGTCATGCGACTCCGAGATCTAGGACAGTTAAACCACCTCATCCACAAGGACAGTAATATGTCTTCCAATTCAGAACAAGCCAACGATATTGgcttcctttctcttttcccCCCAAAG GTTACATTTCATAGCTTGGAGTTATTGGAACTAAAAGGGTTAAAGAATTTGGATGACGTATGGGGCAGTGAACTTTCAGCCTTCTCATTCTTTAAGCTGAAAGAACTCGAAGTGGAAGATTGTGGAAGTTTGAGAAATATGTTCCATTTTTCAATGGCTGGTGGTCTTGTGAATCTCCAAAAACTAATAATTAGAAATTGCTTGGAGATGGTAGTAGTAGTTGACGGGGAAGAAGAAATAGAAGATGGACAAGttagagaaatagagaaaactTTGTTCCCTCAGTTGATAGAATTGGAACTTTGTCATCTACCACGTCTGAGGAGGTTTTGCGACTCCACTCATCCTATAGATGATCAATTGTCACAGCTTAGCAAGATTCACATATCAGACTGCCCTAGAATGGATGCGTTCTATTTGAAAGAG AAGAATAggaaaaaggaggaggaggaggaggaggagcagaagaataggaaaaaggaggaggaggagaaaggaTTAAGAAGTC GGGTGAATTCAAAACCTGTTAGCACGGATGGCACTGATCTAAGTGGCTCTGTCAGTAAAGGGTCATCGGTTTCTGTGCCTCTGACTCCTCGGAATGAGGGCGAAATCTTGCAGTCTGCTAATTTGAAGAGCTTTACCTTTTCTGATCTGAAAATGGCCACAAGGAACTTCCGTCCGGATAGCGTACTAGGAGAAGGTGGATTTGGTTCAGTTTTCAAGGGTTGGATAGACGAGGGCTCTTATACAGCCGCAAAGCCGGGGACTGGTATTGTTGTTGCTGTGAAAAGGCTTAACCAAGATGGTTTCCAAGGTCACAGAGAATGGCTG GCGGAAGTGAATTATCTGGGGCAGTTTTCTCACCCGCATCTCGTGAAACTCGTTGGGTATTGCTTGGAGGATGAACACAGGCTTCTTGTGTATGAATTCATGCCTAGGGGCAGCTTAGAGAATCATTTATTCAGGA AACGTTCTTACTTCCAACCTCTTCCTTGGAACCTTCGTCTAAAAGTTGCTCTCGGTGCTGCAAAGGGACTTGCTTTTCTTCACAGTGCTGAAACGAAAGTCATTTATCGGGATTTCAAAACTTCCAATATATTGCTTGATTCC AACTACAATGCGAAGCTTTCTGATTTTGGCTTGGCTAAGGATGGGCCGACAAGCGACAAGAGCCATGTCTCCACCAGGGTCATGGGGACCTACGGATACGCAGCTCCAGAGTATCTAGCCACCG GTCATTTGACCGCCAAGAGTGATGTTTATAGCTTTGGAGTAGTTCTGCTTGAAATGCTATCAGGCCGACGAGCAGTGGACAAGAATAGGCCGTCCGGAGAACACAATATGGTGGAATGGGCCAAACCCTATTTGGGCAACAAGCGTAAAATCTTTCGCATCCTCGACCCCCGTCTCGAAGGCCAGTACTCTTTGGATACTGCCTATAAGGCAGCCAACCTCGCAGTCCGATGTTTGTCCATGGACCTGAAGTTCAGGCCCAACATGTATGAAGTGGTGAAGGAATTGGAACAGCTTCAGGATTCGAAAGAAACACAAAGTGCTCGATGA